One segment of Triticum aestivum cultivar Chinese Spring chromosome 2A, IWGSC CS RefSeq v2.1, whole genome shotgun sequence DNA contains the following:
- the LOC123186181 gene encoding uncharacterized protein isoform X1, protein MVHHQKQYSTMGMIDDKQNVKVKEEGGENTNAKEKKKQSKEEGDKKKEVKKMTKYKEKKERTRGNDKDNEKEKEDQRKRKENEKKMRAHKEREKKENDKEEELKGQNDTKNCPQFFRFLMTSSSMEQETIPEDCHKYLEECTGTVSLRGPSGNLWPVELAKISGELCFACGWKEFLCDHRIVYGYLLVFRYDGNSQFSVTVFLPSSCEAPYAFLAQPQRMGATAVAAKDENGHTGTNADGTAPQEEDSHIGTGADGTPQNEGEEEDASEEYEGSDNMSVDADGAGPQKEEEDALSENPDNEEESEWRSSPSQQQKEDQDKIDNGFVVGKRTRFRKVDDIMTEVVGSKKSKAKEGKRHEAQSSDSKSEGEALESGLRPPRKSKATQEKRPEAPSGDSLAELVHCSPKKSKAEGKRSTALASKGAASSDRLKESKRCPPRKPKAAKGKRPQGPCGHSESEGAESGDSLAELVRRPPKKSRAEGKGSAASSASKGMTSSHSLAVHTGVLAPESVCKDLTKLHKSFGKKYSMKAQFPMFNNSNSENQPGRVIVKVQRRPELKSQRRQVTQRDKEYAMDRAQRFQSKRPFVIKEIKHTDVYVSYFMIIPEMFVENFLPKESRKMTLWDPQAKPWKVWYEYTGGECPRAAFSAGWGALAMENYLENRDLCVFELLDDDYNIKLHVYRAVLDITPFALAPKHHQQGCA, encoded by the exons ATGGTACACCATCAAAAGCAATATAGCACTATGGGTATGATAGATGATAAGCAGAATGTGAAAGTGAAAGAAGAGGGTGGTGAAAATACGAATgcgaaagagaaaaagaaacaaaGCAAAGAAGAAGGTGATAAGAAAAAGGAGGTGAAGAAGATGACTAAGTATAAGGAGAAGAAAGAGAGAACGAGGGGTAATGACAAGGAtaatgagaaggagaaggaggatcaGAGGAAAAGGAAGGAAAATGAGAAGAAGATGAGGGCACATAAGGAAAGAGAGAAGAAGGAGAATGATAAAGAGGAGGAGTTGAAGGGGCAGAATGACACAAAAAATTGCCCACAGTTCTTTAGGTTCCTAATGACCAGTTCATCTATGGAACAAGAG ACAATTCCCGAAGACTGCCACAAATACTTGGAAGAGTGTACAGGAACAGTTTCACTGAGAGGTCCAAGCGGAAATTTATGGCCCGTAGAGCTGGCTAAAATCTCCGGGGAGCTATGCTTTGCATGTGGATGGAAGGAGTTCCTCTGCGACCATCGCATCGTGTATGGCTACCTGCTGGTTTTCCGTTATGATGGGAACTCACAGTTCTCAGTCACGGTATTCTTGCCATCATCCTGCGAGGCACCGTATGCGTTTCTAGCCCAGCCGCAGCGCATGGGCGCCACCGCTGTGGCAGCAAAGGATGAGAATGGGCACACGGGCACCAATGCAGATGGTACTGCCCCGCAAGAAGAAGACTCTCACATTGGCACAGGTGCAGATGGTACTCCACAAaatgaaggagaagaagaagatgcttcAGAAGAATATGAAGGGAGCGACAACATGAGTGTCGATGCTGACGGCGCTGGTccacaaaaggaagaagaagatgcattATCAGAGAATCCGGATAATGAGGAAGAAAGTGAATGGCGCAGCTCACCATCGCAGCAACAGAAGGAGGATCAAGACAAGATCGACAATGGTTTTGTGGTCGGGAAGAGGACTAGGTTCAGGAAGGTTGATGATATCATGACAGAAGTGGTCGGATCCAAGAAGTCCAAGGCTAAGGAAGGGAAAAGACATGAAGCTCAATCTAGTGATTCGAAGTCTGAAGGAGAAGCATTAG AATCGGGGCTTCGTCCACCCAGGAAGTCCAAGGCTACTCAGGAGAAAAGGCCTGAAGCTCCATCAGGTGATAGTTTGGCAG AATTGGTCCATTGTTCACCCAAGAAGTCCAAGGCTGAGGGGAAAAGGTCTACTGCTTTAGCTTCTAAAGGAGCAGCATCAAGTGACAGATTGAAAG AATCAAAGCGTTGTCCACCCAGGAAGCCCAAGGCTGCGAAGGGGAAAAGGCCTCAAGGTCCATGTGGCCATTCGGAGTCTGAGGGAGCAGAATCAGGTGACAGTTTGGCAG AATTGGTCCGTCGTCCACCCAAGAAGTCCAGGGCTGAGGGGAAAGGGTCTGCTGCTTCATCAGCTTCTAAAGGAATGACGTCAAGTCACAGTTTGGCAG TTCATACAGGTGTACTTGCGCCAGAATCCGTATGCAAGGACTTAACCAAATTACACAAATCTTTTGGTAAAAAATATAGTATGAAGGCTCAGTTCCCGATGTTCAATAACAGCAATAGTGAAAACCAACCTGGTAGAG TTATCGTCAAGGTTCAGAGAAGGCCGGAATTAAAGTCGCAGAGACGTCAAGTAACCCAAAGGGACAAGGAATATGCTATGGACAGGGCACAGAGGTTCCAATCcaagaggcccttcgtgatcaagGAAATAAAGCACACCGATGTCTATGTGTCGTACTTCATG ATCATTCCAGAAATGTTCGTTGAAAATTTCCTCCCGAAGGAAAGCAGGAAGATGACGCTGTGGGACCCACAGGCGAAGCCGTGGAAGGTGTGGTACGAGTACACCGGCGGGGAGTGTCCCCGTGCGGCGTTCAGCGCCGGGTGGGGCGCGCTCGCCATGGAGAACTACCTGGAGAACAGGGACTTGTGTGTGTTCGAGCTCCTGGATGATGACTACAACATCAAGCTGCACGTCTATAGGGCCGTGCTGGATATCACCCCCTTCGCCCTGGCCCCAAAACATCATCAACAGGGTTGTGCATAG
- the LOC123186178 gene encoding vascular-related unknown protein 4: MENTTSPQSSCISQPAAAAMSAGESSCAMHFANFVASTDNKQEMGHQGGEASDSDFSSGFSSSFDSLGDGSDTDSFLTSDLMDEDDEDDSLQDTACSSAARPKVTSMHDMLMKSILTMDAKDMNTAQLAKYFLDASSRKQATGAVPEVISGGNSNEKQLHEFNDLRKKGLCLVPLSMLIDYLG; the protein is encoded by the exons ATGGAGAACACAACATCGCCACAATCTTCTTGCATCAgccagccggcggcggcggccatgtcgGCCGGCGAGAGCAGCTGTGCTATGCACTTTGCAAACTTCGTGGCATCAACAGACAACAAACAGGAGATGGGTCACCAAGGAGGAGAGGCCTCTGACAGTGATTTCTCCTCTGGCTTCTCTTCCTCATTTGATTCCTTGGGTGATGGCTCCGACACCGACTCCTTCCTCACGTCGGACCTCATGGATGAAGACGATGAGGATGATTCTCTGCAGGACACTGCCTGTTCTTCCGCCGCTCGCCCTAAG GTAACCAGCATGCATGATATGCTCATGAAGTCAATTCTAACCATGGATGCAAAGGACATGAACACCGCCCAGCTG GCCAAGTATTTCCTCGATGCGAGCTCAAGGAAGCAGGCGACTGGTGCGGTTCCAGAAGTGATCAGCGGTGGAAATAGCAACGAGAAGCAGCTGCATGAGTTCAATGATCTGAGAAAGAAAGGGCTTTGCTTAGTCCCTCTCTCCATGTTGATAGATTACCTAGGTTGA
- the LOC123186181 gene encoding uncharacterized protein isoform X2, protein MVHHQKQYSTMGMIDDKQNVKVKEEGGENTNAKEKKKQSKEEGDKKKEVKKMTKYKEKKERTRGNDKDNEKEKEDQRKRKENEKKMRAHKEREKKENDKEEELKGQNDTKNCPQFFRFLMTSSSMEQETIPEDCHKYLEECTGTVSLRGPSGNLWPVELAKISGELCFACGWKEFLCDHRIVYGYLLVFRYDGNSQFSVTVFLPSSCEAPYAFLAQPQRMGATAVAAKDENGHTGTNADGTAPQEEDSHIGTGADGTPQNEGEEEDASEEYEGSDNMSVDADGAGPQKEEEDALSENPDNEEESEWRSSPSQQQKEDQDKIDNGFVVGKRTRFRKVDDIMTEVVGSKKSKAKEGKRHEAQSSDSKSEGEALESGLRPPRKSKATQEKRPEAPSGDSLAELVHCSPKKSKAEGKRSTALASKGAASSDRLKESKRCPPRKPKAAKGKRPQGPCGHSESEGAESGDSLAELVRRPPKKSRAEGKGSAASSASKGMTSSHSLAGVLAPESVCKDLTKLHKSFGKKYSMKAQFPMFNNSNSENQPGRVIVKVQRRPELKSQRRQVTQRDKEYAMDRAQRFQSKRPFVIKEIKHTDVYVSYFMIIPEMFVENFLPKESRKMTLWDPQAKPWKVWYEYTGGECPRAAFSAGWGALAMENYLENRDLCVFELLDDDYNIKLHVYRAVLDITPFALAPKHHQQGCA, encoded by the exons ATGGTACACCATCAAAAGCAATATAGCACTATGGGTATGATAGATGATAAGCAGAATGTGAAAGTGAAAGAAGAGGGTGGTGAAAATACGAATgcgaaagagaaaaagaaacaaaGCAAAGAAGAAGGTGATAAGAAAAAGGAGGTGAAGAAGATGACTAAGTATAAGGAGAAGAAAGAGAGAACGAGGGGTAATGACAAGGAtaatgagaaggagaaggaggatcaGAGGAAAAGGAAGGAAAATGAGAAGAAGATGAGGGCACATAAGGAAAGAGAGAAGAAGGAGAATGATAAAGAGGAGGAGTTGAAGGGGCAGAATGACACAAAAAATTGCCCACAGTTCTTTAGGTTCCTAATGACCAGTTCATCTATGGAACAAGAG ACAATTCCCGAAGACTGCCACAAATACTTGGAAGAGTGTACAGGAACAGTTTCACTGAGAGGTCCAAGCGGAAATTTATGGCCCGTAGAGCTGGCTAAAATCTCCGGGGAGCTATGCTTTGCATGTGGATGGAAGGAGTTCCTCTGCGACCATCGCATCGTGTATGGCTACCTGCTGGTTTTCCGTTATGATGGGAACTCACAGTTCTCAGTCACGGTATTCTTGCCATCATCCTGCGAGGCACCGTATGCGTTTCTAGCCCAGCCGCAGCGCATGGGCGCCACCGCTGTGGCAGCAAAGGATGAGAATGGGCACACGGGCACCAATGCAGATGGTACTGCCCCGCAAGAAGAAGACTCTCACATTGGCACAGGTGCAGATGGTACTCCACAAaatgaaggagaagaagaagatgcttcAGAAGAATATGAAGGGAGCGACAACATGAGTGTCGATGCTGACGGCGCTGGTccacaaaaggaagaagaagatgcattATCAGAGAATCCGGATAATGAGGAAGAAAGTGAATGGCGCAGCTCACCATCGCAGCAACAGAAGGAGGATCAAGACAAGATCGACAATGGTTTTGTGGTCGGGAAGAGGACTAGGTTCAGGAAGGTTGATGATATCATGACAGAAGTGGTCGGATCCAAGAAGTCCAAGGCTAAGGAAGGGAAAAGACATGAAGCTCAATCTAGTGATTCGAAGTCTGAAGGAGAAGCATTAG AATCGGGGCTTCGTCCACCCAGGAAGTCCAAGGCTACTCAGGAGAAAAGGCCTGAAGCTCCATCAGGTGATAGTTTGGCAG AATTGGTCCATTGTTCACCCAAGAAGTCCAAGGCTGAGGGGAAAAGGTCTACTGCTTTAGCTTCTAAAGGAGCAGCATCAAGTGACAGATTGAAAG AATCAAAGCGTTGTCCACCCAGGAAGCCCAAGGCTGCGAAGGGGAAAAGGCCTCAAGGTCCATGTGGCCATTCGGAGTCTGAGGGAGCAGAATCAGGTGACAGTTTGGCAG AATTGGTCCGTCGTCCACCCAAGAAGTCCAGGGCTGAGGGGAAAGGGTCTGCTGCTTCATCAGCTTCTAAAGGAATGACGTCAAGTCACAGTTTGGCAG GTGTACTTGCGCCAGAATCCGTATGCAAGGACTTAACCAAATTACACAAATCTTTTGGTAAAAAATATAGTATGAAGGCTCAGTTCCCGATGTTCAATAACAGCAATAGTGAAAACCAACCTGGTAGAG TTATCGTCAAGGTTCAGAGAAGGCCGGAATTAAAGTCGCAGAGACGTCAAGTAACCCAAAGGGACAAGGAATATGCTATGGACAGGGCACAGAGGTTCCAATCcaagaggcccttcgtgatcaagGAAATAAAGCACACCGATGTCTATGTGTCGTACTTCATG ATCATTCCAGAAATGTTCGTTGAAAATTTCCTCCCGAAGGAAAGCAGGAAGATGACGCTGTGGGACCCACAGGCGAAGCCGTGGAAGGTGTGGTACGAGTACACCGGCGGGGAGTGTCCCCGTGCGGCGTTCAGCGCCGGGTGGGGCGCGCTCGCCATGGAGAACTACCTGGAGAACAGGGACTTGTGTGTGTTCGAGCTCCTGGATGATGACTACAACATCAAGCTGCACGTCTATAGGGCCGTGCTGGATATCACCCCCTTCGCCCTGGCCCCAAAACATCATCAACAGGGTTGTGCATAG
- the LOC123186180 gene encoding CRIB domain-containing protein RIC10 codes for MASNYKMKGFFKGFKIISQIFAAKEQEMVIGRPTDVKHVAHIGWSSSTPGTLTGNASPSWMNVIEGSSDFSSLGYFAPSAGMSWTSQDFEQQHQLPRDMLPLGIASEITGEDVAAAPRPDVPRPPPRKTRRKKKTTVGSLVDSSMPNDSSTSVSKAATAVTDTIDTSGVMQ; via the exons ATGGCGTCCAACTACAAGATGAAAGGGTTCTTCAAGGGCTTCAAGATCATCTCCCAGATCTTCG CGGCCAAGGAGCAGGAGATGGTGATCGGCCGGCCGACGGACGTGAAGCACGTCGCGCACATCGGCTGGAGCAGCTCCACGCCGGGGACGCTCACGGGGAATGCTTCTCCAAGCTGG ATGAATGTCATCGAGGGGTCGTCTGACTTCTCGTCCTTGGGCTACTTCGCGCCGTCCGCAGGGATGTCCTGGACTTCTCAAG ACTTCGAGCAGCAGCACCAACTCCCACGGGACATGTTGCCTCTCGGGATAGCTTCAGAGATCACCGGGGAAGACGTAGCGGCAGCTCCACGCCCTGATGTTCCACGCCCGCCACCGAGAAAGACAAGGCGAAAGAAGAAAACAACGGTTGGCTCTCTAGTAGATTCGTCAATGCCAAATGATTCATCTACATCAGTCTCGAAGGCAGCAACAGCCGTTACCGATACCATTGACACCAGTGGCGTGATGCAGTGA